In Thermodesulfobacteriota bacterium, the DNA window GCTTCGGCCCGGGCGGCGAACTGTTCCTTCAGTTTCTCCTCGAGCGCCTCGTCCGCGGGGACCGCCGGGGGGGCATAGGGCGGGAGCGGCGGCTCCGTTTCCTCCGCCATCTCCTGCACCAGATGTGTTTCCCGCATCTCCGGGACCTCTTCCAGGATCGCTTCCTGGATCTCCTCCGGGGTTTCCGCCGGGGATTCTACAGGGGAATCCACGAATGCCTCCACCGGGACTTCGTCCCGGATTCCTTCCGGGATCTCCTCCGGGATCTCCTCGATTTCCTCGAGTTCCTCGATCTCTTCGATTTCGGCGAGCTCCCCTTCCGAAGCGACCGGAGGCGGCTCCTCGATGTCGTCGATCGACACGTCGAACTCGTCGTAGCCCGGCGGCTCTTCCTTCACACCCACCGCCGGCAGCGCCTGGGCGGGCGCAGGCTCCTCGACCTCGTCGAGGACATCGCTGAAGTTCCAGTGCTCGTCCACCGCCGGAGGGGGTTCCGGCGATGCGGCGGGGGGCGCCGCCGCGGGCTTCCGGAGAAGGTCTTCCACCTTTTCCAGCATCTCCGCGGAATCGAACGGCTTGAACAGGACCCCCTTCGCGCCGGATGCCTTCAGTCGCCCCTCGTCCA includes these proteins:
- a CDS encoding response regulator; this translates as MRRKILLAEDSVTIQKVFELALARSDVTLVTVENGDDAVRAASEAAFDLVIADLTLPGKDGFEVASAISERESTRELPVLILSGAHIPLDEGRLKASGAKGVLFKPFDSAEMLEKVEDLLRKPAAAPPAASPEPPPAVDEHWNFSDVLDEVEEPAPAQALPAVGVKEEPPGYDEFDVSIDDIEEPPPVASEGELAEIEEIEELEEIEEIPEEIPEGIRDEVPVEAFVDSPVESPAETPEEIQEAILEEVPEMRETHLVQEMAEETEPPLPPYAPPAVPADEALEEKLKEQFAARAEAVFRDVASEAVEKAMWEMMDRLAGEFSARIRESVEAVAWEVIPATAEALIREEISRIRTQAG